Proteins from a single region of Scleropages formosus chromosome 22, fSclFor1.1, whole genome shotgun sequence:
- the LOC108931181 gene encoding elastase-1-like — MLRFLLLSAFVALVLSEPKPEPRYVEGVEDRVVGGTVAQPHAWPWQISLQYLSGSSYYHTCGGSLVRRGWVMTAAHCVDRTRTWRVVLGDHNIYVSEGTEQVVGVSGVYIHPNWNSNSVANGYDIALLRLSSDVTLNSYVQLASLPPSGQILPNNNPCYITGWGYTQSGGQLSASLKQAYLPLVDYSTCSRSDWWGSTVKTTMVCAGGSSDSGCQGDSGGPLNCQVNGRYYVHGVTSFVSSLGCNTLRKPTVFTRVSAYIGWMEGIMGY, encoded by the exons ATGCTGAGGTTTCTCCTGCTGAGTGCTTTTGTGGCACTGG tgcTCTCTGAGCCCAAGCCAGAGCCCCGTTATGTGGAGGGAGTGGAGGATAGGGTTGTGGGGGGTACAGTTGCCCAACCCCATGCCTGGCCCTGGCAG ATCTCCCTTCAGTACCTGTCAGGTAGTTCCTACTACCACACATGTGGAGGTTCTCTGGTCAGGAGAGGCTGGGTGATGACAGCTGCCCACTGTGTGGACAG AACAAGGACTTGGCGAGTGGTTCTTGGCGATCACAACATCTATGTGAGTGAGGGCACAGAGCAGGTGGTCGGTGTGAGCGGTGTCTACATACACCCTAACTGGAACTCCAACAGCGTCGCCAATGG GTATGATATCGCTCTTCTCCGTCTGTCCTCCGATGTCACCCTAAACTCCTACGTGCAGCTGGCTTCTCTGCCCCCATCCGGTCAGATCTTGCCCAACAACAACCCCTGCTACATCACAGGCTGGGGCTACACCCAGA GTGGGGGTCAGCTGTCTGCCTCTTTGAAGCAGGCGTACCTGCCTCTGGTGGACTACAGCACCTGCTCCAGGAGTGACTGGTGGGGCAGCACTGTTAAGACCACTATGGTCTGtgcagggggcagcagtgaCTCTGGCTGCCAG GGTGACTCCGGTGGTCCACTGAACTGTCAGGTCAACGGACGCTACTACGTCCATGGCGTGACCAGCTTTGTGTCCTCCCTCGGCTGCAACACACTGAGGAAACCCACCGTTTTCACCCGAGTCTCGGCTTACATCGGCTGGATGGAAGGA ATTATGGGTTATTAA